In Actinoplanes octamycinicus, the genomic window TGCAACGACGCACCAAGGAAGGCATGTCGAAGAAAGAAATCATTCGATGCCTTAAGCGATATGTCGCCCGCGAGCTCTACCAACTCATCAGAATGAACGATCTTGAACTCGCCGCTTGACATCCATAGGAGCATCCCCGCCCGCCGACCGCGGCCGCCCGAGGCCCGCCGGCCGCGCCGCCACCTGAGGCAGTCCGGCGGCCGGACCCGGTCATCCGCCGCGGACGTGTGGACTTCCGATGCTCACCGCATCGGGGTCCACACGCTGGTTTTGATCTCCGGGACCACCCGCGGACAGTGCAGGGGCCGCCGATCGTTCTGGACGCGCCAGCGGCCAGATCGGCGGCCCCGGCCCGCGCTACTTAAAGAGAATTGATGTACGACCGCGGCCCGGCCAGGCTTGGTCGAGGTGATCGGTAGGGATTCTCAGGCCCGCGCTGCCCACTCAGATGGCGGGGTGTGGCTCTCTCCCGGCTTGGACCCTGCCGGTCACCGTGGCGCGGAGTGGCTGAAGAGGGGTTTGCCCAGCTGTAAGTAGCGTTGCCCTCCCGCCGGTGTGGTTCTGCCGCGACGACGGGAAGGTCAACGGGTACATGGGTCAGCTGATCATTGGGGTCGATCCGCACAAGCGGTCCGCGACGATCGAGATCATCAACGAGCGTGAACAGGTCCTGGGCACCGGCCGGTACGGCACCGACACCGGTGGCTACCAGGCGATGCTGGCCGCCGGCCGGCGCCATCGTGACCGCGTGTGGGCGGTCGAGGGTTGCAACGGCATCGGCCGGCACGTGGCGCAGCGGCTGGTCGCCGACGGCGAAACCGTGCTGGACGTCCCGGCGAAACTCGCCGCGAAAGCCCGCACCTTCGACACCGGGCACGGCCGTAAAACCGATCCGCACGACGCCCACCACATCGCCGTGACCGCGCTACGCACCCCGGACCTGCGCCGCGTTCACGCCGACGGCGCCACCGTCGCGCTGCGGCTGCTGGCCGACCGGCGTGACCAGCTCGGTGTCGCCCGCACCGAGACCGTCAACCGGCTGCACCAGCTGCTGCTCGAACTGATTCCCGGCGGCGCGAAGAAGAACCTGACCACCGACCAGGCCCGCGCCCTGCTCGAACGCGTCAGCGTCCCGGCCGGCGACATCGCCGCGATCACCCGCCACCAGCTCGCCGCCGAACTCATCGACGAGCTCACCGTTCTGGACGCTCGCATGAAAACCGCCACCCGGCAGCTGAAGACCGTCCTGGCCACCACCGGCACCCAGCTGATGAGCCTCAACGGCATCGGGCCTTCCGGCGCTGCCCGTCTGCTCGGCGACATCGGCGACATTCACCGCTTCCCGACCCGCGGACACTTCGCCACCTGGAACGGCACCGCCCCCATCGACGTGTCCTCCGGCGACCATCACCATCACCGGCTCAACCGGGCCGGGAACCGGCGCATCAACCGGGCCCTGCACATCATGGCCATCACCCAGCTGCGCTACGACACCCCCGCACGCGCCTACTACCAGCGCAAACAAACCGAAGGCAAAACCGCGATGGAAGCCATGCGCGCGTTGAAACGACGCCTGTCCGACACCGTCTACCGCCAAATGATCAAAGACGACCACACGGCACAACAGACAGCGACGGGTCCGGGAGGACACACGGGGGCGACTCTGAACTCCAGCGCGGCCGACCCCAACCCCAAGATCGACACTTCGGAAAAGTCACAACCCGGACCCGCCAACCACCACCCTAAAACATCCCCCACACCAACCCCTTGACAGAGGGGTGCCGGGAGCATGCGATCCGCACCCCAGCGGACCTGCGTCAAGGAAGGTCTTGATCTTGCCTTATCCCCAGACCTCGGCGGCCGTCTCGACGATCAGCCGCAGCTTGGCCACCTGTTCGTCGTAGGTCAGGACATTCCCCTCGACGGTCGACGAGAAGCCGCACTGCGGCGACAGGCAGATCTGGTCGAGCGGCACATATTTCGCCGCCTCGTCGATCCGTCGCTTCAGCGTGTCCTTCGCTTCCAGCGTGCCGCGTTTCGTGGTCACCAGTCCGAGAACGACCATCTTCCCGGGCGGCACGAAGCGCAGCGGCGCGAACCCACCCGATCGATCGTCGTCGAACTCCAGGAAGAACCCGTCGACCGCCAGCTCGCTGAACAGCGCCTCGGCGACGAAGTCATACCCGCCCTCCGCCGCCCACGACGACCGGAAGTTGCCCCGGCACATGTGTGTGGTGACGCGCAGGTCAGCAGGCCGGTCGGCGATCGCCGCGTTGATCTGCCGGATGTAGCGCAGGTGCTGGCGCTCGGCGTCGTCGCCCCGGTCGGCGAGCAGCCGGCGCTGGTCCGGGTCGTTGAGGTAGGCCAGGCTGGTGTCGTCCAGCTGCAGGTAGCGGCAGCCGAGGGCGTGCACCCGGCGCACCTGCTCGGCGTAGGCG contains:
- a CDS encoding IS110 family transposase — protein: MWFCRDDGKVNGYMGQLIIGVDPHKRSATIEIINEREQVLGTGRYGTDTGGYQAMLAAGRRHRDRVWAVEGCNGIGRHVAQRLVADGETVLDVPAKLAAKARTFDTGHGRKTDPHDAHHIAVTALRTPDLRRVHADGATVALRLLADRRDQLGVARTETVNRLHQLLLELIPGGAKKNLTTDQARALLERVSVPAGDIAAITRHQLAAELIDELTVLDARMKTATRQLKTVLATTGTQLMSLNGIGPSGAARLLGDIGDIHRFPTRGHFATWNGTAPIDVSSGDHHHHRLNRAGNRRINRALHIMAITQLRYDTPARAYYQRKQTEGKTAMEAMRALKRRLSDTVYRQMIKDDHTAQQTATGPGGHTGATLNSSAADPNPKIDTSEKSQPGPANHHPKTSPTPTP
- a CDS encoding 5-methyltetrahydropteroyltriglutamate--homocysteine S-methyltransferase; this encodes MTPPFRADHVGSLLRPPQLLDARSRRATGEIDADQLRAIEDDAIRDVVRMQRDVGLRSATDGEFRRTAWHMDFIYRLGGIHPTDEKIQVHFRNADGELDFESAALAVDAPIRLTETIFGDDFRFLDAVTDPAVTAKLTIPSPSMVHYRGGRAAIDPGVYPDEDQFWTDLSAAYAEQVRRVHALGCRYLQLDDTSLAYLNDPDQRRLLADRGDDAERQHLRYIRQINAAIADRPADLRVTTHMCRGNFRSSWAAEGGYDFVAEALFSELAVDGFFLEFDDDRSGGFAPLRFVPPGKMVVLGLVTTKRGTLEAKDTLKRRIDEAAKYVPLDQICLSPQCGFSSTVEGNVLTYDEQVAKLRLIVETAAEVWG